One Chlamydiales bacterium genomic window, AAAAAAAAGGTGTTTTATTTCCGAAAGTGCTCTCAATCGTATTTTAGAGAGAGTGATCTTATTCAGAGAAGCCATTCGTTTAGGTCTACTCCCATATCAGCTGATCGATCTAATGAAACCAGACTACCTTAATCCTTTAATCTTCTACAAAGACACACTGTTAGAAAAAGCTTCTGAGCAGGTGGAAATCTACAAAGCTCATCTTAATACCACAAAAAGGTAAATGGGAGTACTATTTATAAATACCTTGAGCAATAGTCATATACATTTGATTTAAAAGTTGTAAAGCAGTGGATACCACTGTCCATTCTTGCTGAATTTGGGTCATATTCATTTGGAGCTTCATCTGTTGATTTTGCCCTTGATCTGCATAGGTTTGTTGGAAAGTATTCGTTTTTGAGCTAATTTGAACCAATCCTCCTCCTTCTGGGAACCCCCATTTTTTTGCTTCGTCTGGGGTTGCCCCATTAATCACCATATTTTCGTAGGCAGATAATGCTGGAGCCCAGTCAGAAGAGTCAGAAGTTTCTGGAGGTTGAAAAGTAATGATAAAACCATCTCCAGAAGTTGTAGCAGAAAGATCTCCTAAAAGTTCGTAAAGAGCACTCACTTGAGGTAGAGCGGTTTTTAATTCTGTTTCAATTTCCTTAAGACCTTTGATGAGTTCATTTTTTTGAGTATCGGTCAATTGAGCATCATTGTTGACTTCCTTGATCTGGCTTTCAATTTTACTAAGAGAGTCATTAATCGCCTTTACTTGATTATAGGCATTATTTTTTTCTTTGCTAATTTGTGCATTTGCTTGTGTTGCGTCTCCGTTATAGACAGTATTCCCATTCTCATCCTTTTTCCCACTACTATGAAGAGAGTTACTGAGGCTAAAATTTGTTGCAGAAGCATTGAACTCTGTCATCAGATTCAGCAGTTGATTCCCAAATTCAGATCCCATATTATCACACATTAAAGCTTCTGCGAGTAAGGCTAAGTATTTCTCTTGTTGAGGCATGTAGTGTTTAAGAATAGCATCTTGGAATTGTTTGGGTAAGGCACCAGATAGCGTAGCATGTAAAGTAGCCCCTTCTGCTGCTTTTTCTAAATTCTTGTGTGTGGATTCAAGACCTACTTGAGCTCTTTCAGCTCCCTCTATTTCTTCACCTGGAGCTTGTGTTTTTCGAAGTTTTTGTAAGTTCTTTTCGATTTCTTTTGAATTTTCCTCGTTGATATGGGCCATTTTTCGATACATCATCCTCACTTCAGTCCAAAAAGCCCCTCGAGCTTTTTCATCAGTTTGATTCGCTTGAAATTGAAGTGTATCGAATAGCCTATCCAAGACATCAATTTGATCTTCCGAAATCTTTGGGAATGCATTCGCTACTTCTTCAAGTTGATTAAGAGCGCTGTTATCTCTTTCTGAGTAATGAATATCATCTTTGTTTAAAATGAGAATTTGTTTTTTTAACGATTCTAATTCAATGGCAATCAGAGGCTGAAGTGCATTAAAAGTCGTGATATTTTCTCTCTCCTGAGAATTCCCTGTTACTGGAACTTTCTCAACATGAAACTGAGAGTCCTGTGTTTTGTTTTTTGTCTTGTTTAGATGATCTTGGACAAGATTTTGAGCCATTGTTAGCAGGACTTCTATTTGTTTAATTTCCTCTTTTAATTGAATATATTCCTCAAGATCTTTCAAGGGGACTTGCTTGCTTCCTTGATTGCGCTCAGGTGGTAAAGGCTGTGATTTTTGAATGCTTTCTGTCATCTTAATACCTTCTCTTGCATCTTTTTTCTTTACCATTGTATGGTTATTCCCTATTTTATCAAAAAATCATTTTAATATGGGAGAGCAAAGAAGGATTCGTCTTCTTAGTGAAGCAACGATTAACCAGATTGCAGCAGGAGAGGTAGTGGAAAACCCTGCTTCTGTTGTTAAAGAGCTGGTAGAAAATGCGTTAGATGCTGGGGCTTCTGCTATTTCTGTAGAGACTGTTGGAGGAGGACGAGGGGTCATCCGTGTCGTTGATAATGGATGTGGAATGGCTTATGATGATCTTGTTCTTTCTTTTGAACGACATGCAACTTCAAAACTTTCTGACATAGAAGATCTTAAATCTCTTCTCACATTGGGATTTCGTGGAGAGGCACTCTCTTCAATCGCTGCTATTTCCAAAATGTTGATTCATACAGCTTATGATGAGAAAGGTTATGAGCTCAATGTAAAAGGAGGACAATGTTTAGGAATTCAAATGAAACCACGCCAAAAAGGCACCACTATTGAAGTTAAGTCACTGTTTTTTAATACACCTGTTCGAAAAAATTTTCAGAAAAGTTTAACTTCAGATCGTATTGAAATTCATAAGGTATTGACTAAATTTGCATTATGTTATCAAACAGTTGGATTTTCTTGGATTTCAGAAGGAAAAGAAGAATTCTTAATCGATCCACAAACCCCTTTGAAAGATCGTATTCGCTTACTTATTGGTGGAGGTTTTTCTCAGATGATGTTGCCTGTGGAACAAGAAGAAGAGCCTTTTCAATTATCAGGATTTATCGCTTCTCCTAGCTTTCACCGTCCTAACCAAACAGGCCAATATCTATTTATCAATCGACGTTGTGTGCATTCATCTTTTGTATCACGAAAAGTTCTGGAAGGGTATGGAACACGACTCTCCAAACATAGATTTCCTCTTTTTGTTCTTTATTTTTTTTCCCCTCAAGATCTTATAGATGTAAATGTCCATCCACAAAAAAAAGAAGTGCGTATTTGTGAGGAAGAAAAAGTTGGTAAATTTATTACAAGAGTCATTGATAAAAGATTGACTATAATGAATGTTCCAGAGATTTCAGTTTCTTCCTCTTTTGAGACACTGACGTTATCTGCTTCTGAGGAAAAAGTTCCTTATTCTTCCGATAAGATTCATCAAGAGAAAGAGAGCCCATCTCCAGAACTTTTTTCAGTTCCTTCTCAGAAAATGTTTCATTTCAAACAGTATCTTTTTTTTGAAGATGCTAAAGGGATTCATCTTGTTGATTTAAAAGCAGCACGTTTTCGAATTCTCTATGAACAACTGCTCTTAAAGCCAGAAAAGACTGCAATTCAGCAGCTTTTAATCCCCCTTCAAATCGAAACAATAGGAGAAGAAAAAATGCAAATGATGGAAAATCTGCTTCTACTTAAAGAAGCAGGATTTTCCATTCGTCATTTTGGAGGAAATACCTTTATTATAGATGCTTTACCTGCATTTTTTGAATTGGAAGAAGTTTTGGATTTTGTTTACGGATTGTTAGCTGAAGGCAAATTACCTCAAGAGAAGAAGTTTGCAAATGTTTTACAAAAAAGTTTGAGAATCCATTCTTCTCAATTAGGTAAGGTCATCGTCGATACGCTTTTTAAATGTTCTGAGCCAAACTGGACACCTAACGGTAGACCAACTTATCTTTTATTAACTGAAAAGGAATTGGAGAAATTGTTTCATGGATCGCATCAAAAAAATACAAAAATCTTTGGATGATTGGGAAGTTGATCTACTGATTGTTGATCATCCGATAGATTTATTTTACTTGATTGGAGAGGTTCTTTCATTAGGACGGCTCATGATATCCAAACAAGAGGTTGTACTTTATGTTGATGGACGCTATTACGAATTGTGTAAAAAGAAGCTCTTAATTCCAGTTGCTCTTTTAGAAAAAGAAAGAGATTTTTTTTCTCTTTTTGAAGGTAAGAGAATTGGTTTTGATGCCTTTTTTACGACTTATGATTGTTTTCTGAAATTCTCGTCTTTTAAACATGAATGGGTTCCTCTTTCTAAACCTCTGCAATTGATTCGATCGATTAAAGAGCCACTCGAAATCGAGGCTCTCAAAAGAGCTGCCAATCTTTGTGCCGAAGGATTTGATTTTCTACTTTCTCTTCTTAAAAAAGGGGTCACAGAAAAACAATTATCTATCGAACTTGAAGTTTATTGGCGCAAAAAAGGAGGAGAACGACTTTCTTTTCCTCCTCAAATTGCTTTTGGTAAAAATAGTGCCTATCCTCATTCTCGTGTGGGAGATTTAGCATTAGAACCAGGGGATATTGTACTTATCGATATTGGGGTTGTTGTGAATCACTATCATTCCGATATGACACGGACAATTTTTTTTGGAGAGCCTCAAGAGGAACTAAAGAAGATTCACGAGATTATCAATGCTGCTCAAAGCAAAGCATTTGCCTTATGTAAACCAGGCACTCCTATTGCTGAACTAGATCATATTGCGCGTAGTTACATTACAGAATCAGGATATGGAGATCAGTTTTTACATAGTTTAGGCCATGGGGTTGGCCTAGAGATTCATGAAGAACCATACATTAGAAAGAAGGCTGTTGGAGAGTTAAAAGAAGGGATGGTCATTACAATTGAACCAGGCATTTACCTTGTAAATCAAGGAGGAGTGCGTCTTGAGGATACCATTGTGATTACATCTAATGGATTTGAAAATCTCACTCATCGTCCATGGAATTCTGACTTTCATTAACTATCCCTTTTCCTCTGGTGGATAAATTTGTTAGATTACACACAGGATGAAATTATCTACTAAATTGCTTCTTGGGGTAGGTTTGCTCCTTTGTGGGATGGTCGTACTAACATATATCCTTCCTGCCTGCTTTGTAAAACAGGATGTGTATGCGGCTGCTGAACACATTCATTCTCTCCTCATCAAAGAACATAGAAAACTGGTTGAGAGTCAAAAACATTCATTAAATGCTGAGATAGATAGGACAGTTCAAAATATCAACTCGATCCTATTTATGCTTGGTGAGGAAAATTCTTTTTCTAACCATCTTTTATTGAAAGAAGAAAATCC contains:
- a CDS encoding Xaa-Pro peptidase family protein yields the protein MDRIKKIQKSLDDWEVDLLIVDHPIDLFYLIGEVLSLGRLMISKQEVVLYVDGRYYELCKKKLLIPVALLEKERDFFSLFEGKRIGFDAFFTTYDCFLKFSSFKHEWVPLSKPLQLIRSIKEPLEIEALKRAANLCAEGFDFLLSLLKKGVTEKQLSIELEVYWRKKGGERLSFPPQIAFGKNSAYPHSRVGDLALEPGDIVLIDIGVVVNHYHSDMTRTIFFGEPQEELKKIHEIINAAQSKAFALCKPGTPIAELDHIARSYITESGYGDQFLHSLGHGVGLEIHEEPYIRKKAVGELKEGMVITIEPGIYLVNQGGVRLEDTIVITSNGFENLTHRPWNSDFH
- a CDS encoding CT620/CT621 family type III secretion system effector — its product is MTESIQKSQPLPPERNQGSKQVPLKDLEEYIQLKEEIKQIEVLLTMAQNLVQDHLNKTKNKTQDSQFHVEKVPVTGNSQERENITTFNALQPLIAIELESLKKQILILNKDDIHYSERDNSALNQLEEVANAFPKISEDQIDVLDRLFDTLQFQANQTDEKARGAFWTEVRMMYRKMAHINEENSKEIEKNLQKLRKTQAPGEEIEGAERAQVGLESTHKNLEKAAEGATLHATLSGALPKQFQDAILKHYMPQQEKYLALLAEALMCDNMGSEFGNQLLNLMTEFNASATNFSLSNSLHSSGKKDENGNTVYNGDATQANAQISKEKNNAYNQVKAINDSLSKIESQIKEVNNDAQLTDTQKNELIKGLKEIETELKTALPQVSALYELLGDLSATTSGDGFIITFQPPETSDSSDWAPALSAYENMVINGATPDEAKKWGFPEGGGLVQISSKTNTFQQTYADQGQNQQMKLQMNMTQIQQEWTVVSTALQLLNQMYMTIAQGIYK
- the mutL gene encoding DNA mismatch repair endonuclease MutL; protein product: MLSVILIPSLASFFFTIVWLFPILSKNHFNMGEQRRIRLLSEATINQIAAGEVVENPASVVKELVENALDAGASAISVETVGGGRGVIRVVDNGCGMAYDDLVLSFERHATSKLSDIEDLKSLLTLGFRGEALSSIAAISKMLIHTAYDEKGYELNVKGGQCLGIQMKPRQKGTTIEVKSLFFNTPVRKNFQKSLTSDRIEIHKVLTKFALCYQTVGFSWISEGKEEFLIDPQTPLKDRIRLLIGGGFSQMMLPVEQEEEPFQLSGFIASPSFHRPNQTGQYLFINRRCVHSSFVSRKVLEGYGTRLSKHRFPLFVLYFFSPQDLIDVNVHPQKKEVRICEEEKVGKFITRVIDKRLTIMNVPEISVSSSFETLTLSASEEKVPYSSDKIHQEKESPSPELFSVPSQKMFHFKQYLFFEDAKGIHLVDLKAARFRILYEQLLLKPEKTAIQQLLIPLQIETIGEEKMQMMENLLLLKEAGFSIRHFGGNTFIIDALPAFFELEEVLDFVYGLLAEGKLPQEKKFANVLQKSLRIHSSQLGKVIVDTLFKCSEPNWTPNGRPTYLLLTEKELEKLFHGSHQKNTKIFG